ACAATCTCTTTATTTACTTTACCCACAAGGACCATTTCTACCACATCCATTGTTGCTTCATCAGTAATTCTTAAACCACCAACAAAACGAGAAGAAATGCCCATTTTTTTTAATACCTCACCAATCTGAGGACCACCTCCATGGACAATAATAGGATTTAATCCTACATATTTCATAAGTACAATATCTAAAGCAAAATTCCATTTTAATCCTTCATCTACCATAGCATGACCACCATATTTAATAACAAAATCCTTTTGATAAAAATCTCGTAAATAAGGAAGTGACTCAATTAAAACCTCAGCTCTTTTAATAAGATTTTCCATATCTTTCATAAGATATATCTACTTAGATCCTCATCTTTGACAATATCCTGAAGCTTTTCCCTTACATATTCAGGACCAATAATTATTTTCTGCCCTTTCATCTCTGGTGCTTTAAAAGAAATATCCTCAAGGAGTCTTTCCATAACTGTGTAAAGACGACGTGCACCTATATTTTCCGTACGTTCATTAACTTTTACAGCAATTTCTGCAATCTCTTTTATTGCCTCATCAGTAAAACTTAATTCAACACCTTCTGTAGCTAAGAGGGATTGATATTGTTTTATCAAAGCATTTTCAGGTTCAGTAAGTATTCTGGCAAATTCCTCTTTACCTAATGGACTAAGCTCCACTCGAATGGGAAAACGACCTTGAAGTTCTGGTATAAGGTCTGAAGGTTTAGAGATATGGAAAGCACCAGCAGCAATAAATAGAATGTGATCTGTCCTTACCATACCATATTTTGTATTTACTGTTGTACCTTCTACAATAGGTAAAAGATCGCGTTGAACACCCTCTCTTGAAACATCAGGACCAGAGGTGGTTGAACGGCTTGCTACCTTATCAATTTCATCAATAAATATAATACCTGATTCTTCTACACGCTGTTTAGCTAAAGAAATAACTTTATCCATATCTATTAATTTTTGACATTCCCTTTGAGTAAGAATTTCAAGGGCTTCTGGTACCTTTACTTTTTTTCTCTTTGTTTTTTTTGGCATCATGGATTCAAGCATTTCTCTAAAACTCATATCCAATTCTTCTAAACCAGCTACTGAAAAGATTTCTACTACTGGAAATGCCCTTTCAATTGTTTCAATCTCTACATACCTATCATTCAATTTCCCTTCATGAAGCATAGCTCTCATTTTCTCTCTTGCAGTATCAAAAGAAGATTCTCTTCTAACTACCTCTAAATATGCCTCTTCTCTAGATTCTTTTCTTGGTCTTGGTAAAAGCAAATCTAAAAGACGTTCTTCTGCCATTTCCTTTGCTTTTTCTTTAACTTTTTTAGTCTCTTCTTGTCTAACCATATTAACTGCAATCTCTACTAAATCACGGATCATAGATTCCACATCACGACCAACATAACCAACTTCAGTAAATTTTGTTGCCTCTACTTTCAAAAAAGGAGAACCAGCTAAGGCTGCTAATCTTCTAGCAA
The window above is part of the Candidatus Desulfofervidus auxilii genome. Proteins encoded here:
- the hslU gene encoding ATP-dependent protease ATPase subunit HslU, yielding MSFLTPKEIVAALDKYIIGQDNAKRAVAIALRNRWRRKQVPPPLRDEIAPKNILMIGPTGVGKTEIARRLAALAGSPFLKVEATKFTEVGYVGRDVESMIRDLVEIAVNMVRQEETKKVKEKAKEMAEERLLDLLLPRPRKESREEAYLEVVRRESSFDTAREKMRAMLHEGKLNDRYVEIETIERAFPVVEIFSVAGLEELDMSFREMLESMMPKKTKRKKVKVPEALEILTQRECQKLIDMDKVISLAKQRVEESGIIFIDEIDKVASRSTTSGPDVSREGVQRDLLPIVEGTTVNTKYGMVRTDHILFIAAGAFHISKPSDLIPELQGRFPIRVELSPLGKEEFARILTEPENALIKQYQSLLATEGVELSFTDEAIKEIAEIAVKVNERTENIGARRLYTVMERLLEDISFKAPEMKGQKIIIGPEYVREKLQDIVKDEDLSRYIL